One window of the Dermacentor andersoni chromosome 10, qqDerAnde1_hic_scaffold, whole genome shotgun sequence genome contains the following:
- the LOC129380731 gene encoding uncharacterized protein, translating into MAAAFDVDDKPPERGQAWPLPMHGAALAEPVSAGSESQIVTDATAAERISSVFTATSANEGSRQAQPSTSPRAGRPPRLTGRALVPDQVFLVWAILALFMMIGLVGLASFYIFLQSNHLYSIPAELARQRNTTRARV; encoded by the coding sequence ATGGCCGCGGCGTTCGACGTCGACGACAAGCCTCCGGAGCGGGGGCAGGCGTGGCCGCTGCCCATGCACGGGGCAGCTTTGGCCGAGCCGGTGAGCGCCGGAAGCGAATCGCAGATCGTGACCGACGCCACGGCAGCCGAAAGGATATCCTCGGTGTTCACAGCAACGTCGGCGAACGAAGGTAGCCGCCAAGCCCAGCCATCAACGTCACCACGCGCTGGTCGGCCACCGAGGCTGACGGGTCGCGCTCTGGTCCCGGACCAGGTGTTCCTGGTGTGGGCGATCCTGGCGCTGTTCATGATGATCGGCCTCGTGGGACTAGCGTCGTTCTACATATTCCTGCAGTCCAACCACCTGTACAGCATCCCAGCCGAGCTTGCCCGTCAACGCAACACGACGCGGGCAAGAGTTTGA